In a genomic window of Vicinamibacteria bacterium:
- a CDS encoding outer membrane beta-barrel protein, which translates to MSLKILLPAVIAWLASAEILTAQPAIEITPFYGLRANGAFRTGEETDNVILEVEDSGSYGIFFDYGLTEFLKIEVLWTHQRSKVLQGEAPTIGPPAENVPASSAGDPLFDAGIDYIHAGVLYGGGNESFSAYAAGGAGVGLFNPDVPDASSVTKFSFSLGAGFRSKFSRRLGFRFDARVFGTRAGGGEQDFACGVFGCTSFERASTFWQAHFVGGLIISL; encoded by the coding sequence ATGTCGCTGAAGATCCTACTCCCCGCTGTAATCGCATGGCTGGCGTCGGCAGAGATACTCACGGCACAGCCGGCGATCGAGATCACTCCCTTCTACGGCCTCCGAGCGAACGGTGCCTTCCGAACCGGGGAAGAGACCGACAACGTGATCCTCGAAGTCGAGGATTCCGGAAGCTACGGAATCTTCTTCGACTACGGTCTCACCGAGTTTCTGAAGATCGAAGTCCTCTGGACCCATCAGCGCTCGAAAGTTCTTCAAGGAGAAGCGCCCACGATCGGACCTCCGGCGGAGAATGTCCCGGCATCGTCCGCGGGCGACCCTCTGTTCGACGCCGGGATCGATTACATCCACGCCGGCGTTCTCTACGGTGGTGGCAACGAGTCGTTTAGCGCCTATGCCGCCGGGGGTGCGGGCGTGGGCTTGTTCAATCCTGATGTGCCCGACGCCTCCTCGGTGACGAAGTTCTCCTTCTCCCTCGGGGCCGGTTTTCGATCCAAGTTCAGCCGGCGGCTCGGGTTTCGATTCGATGCTCGCGTCTTCGGGACGCGTGCCGGTGGTGGAGAACAGGATTTCGCCTGTGGAGTCTTCGGTTGCACGTCGTTCGAGCGCGCATCGACGTTTTGGCAGGCCCACTTCGTCGGGGGTCTCATCATCTCCCTCTAG
- the tsaA gene encoding tRNA (N6-threonylcarbamoyladenosine(37)-N6)-methyltransferase TrmO: MASESVRLQPIGFVRSPFSETSQIPRGVGATHTSEGTLELLPELADGLRDIEGFSHLFVIWQFHRAEGFDLVTCPPSDDRPHGVFSTRSPRRPNPIGLTVVRLLGRDGASLRVRGLDMLDGTPILDIKPYLSSVPAAELRRGWVAEAEERSGKGEKRDWSDDG; the protein is encoded by the coding sequence ATGGCGAGCGAGAGCGTCCGCCTGCAACCCATCGGCTTCGTGCGGAGCCCGTTCTCGGAAACTTCGCAGATACCTCGGGGCGTGGGAGCGACGCACACCTCCGAGGGCACCCTCGAGCTTCTCCCCGAGCTCGCCGATGGCCTCCGGGATATCGAGGGCTTCTCCCATCTGTTCGTCATCTGGCAGTTCCACCGAGCCGAGGGATTCGACCTCGTAACCTGCCCTCCAAGTGACGATCGTCCTCACGGCGTCTTCTCCACGCGCTCGCCGCGGCGACCGAATCCCATCGGACTGACCGTCGTCCGCCTTCTCGGAAGGGACGGTGCGAGCCTGCGCGTGCGTGGCCTCGACATGCTGGACGGGACGCCGATCCTGGACATCAAGCCTTATTTGTCGAGCGTACCCGCCGCCGAGCTCCGCCGGGGTTGGGTCGCCGAGGCGGAGGAGCGCTCGGGTAAAGGTGAGAAACGCGATTGGTCCGATGACGGGTGA